The Methylobacterium durans nucleotide sequence GAGCAGGAATCCGACGCGGTCTATCTCGAAGGGCCCAGGTGCGTTGTCCGGGTTGATCACGAGAGTGTCGTGCACGGGCTGCGCGTAAATCACGGCGTCCTCGTCGAACGGGGCGCTGGAGACAGCGAAGAAGCATGCCACGAGGGGGTTGGTCGTCCAATCGAGCAGGCGCGTCGGCAGCCCGAAATGCTGGCCGAGCGCCAGCCAGTCCCAGTCCGTGGCTCCCGGCAGCGAGACGTGAAGGCGTGCCTCGCGCTTGAAAGCACGGAACACGTGCTCCTCGAACAAGGGGTCGTGGTTCGGGATACGCCCGGCGCTCGGCAGGCACTGGAATGCGCGGGACGCACAGCCACGGAAAACCCAGCGCGAATGCGGCCGCCGATCCAGGAAATCCTGGAAGGCGTGCCAATGCGCCCGCGCCGACTTGATCCGCTCGACGGCGTCCTCAGGCGAGGTCGAGGCGGGCACGGGCACCGGATCTGCCGAGGTGCCGCGGATCGGCTTGGGCGGAGGGCGGGTCGGGGCTCTCATGGTGGGGGAACGCGGACCTTAGCGCAGGCTGGCCAGATGCGCCCGATACAGGGCGGAGGTGAAATCCTGGGCGATCTCGCACCGCATGCCGACGTGAACTGCGAGGTCCGCAGCCGCTACGGCCTCGGCGAG carries:
- a CDS encoding FRG domain-containing protein; amino-acid sequence: MPASTSPEDAVERIKSARAHWHAFQDFLDRRPHSRWVFRGCASRAFQCLPSAGRIPNHDPLFEEHVFRAFKREARLHVSLPGATDWDWLALGQHFGLPTRLLDWTTNPLVACFFAVSSAPFDEDAVIYAQPVHDTLVINPDNAPGPFEIDRVGFLLPATTAPRIASQRGLFSVHPRPSEPWVPDGLAQNSFVIPQALRPRFQRKLFSLGIDAAHVWASLEGVCLSLNWQYRQRLGIGAAVF